The Methanobrevibacter thaueri region TGTTCACATCATCAGCAAACAATAAAACAGTCACATTAGCAGGTCTGACACCATCCTGGTTACCATTATCAGTCCAAACTTTAACAACAGTAACATTAACCAACTCAACATCATGAGTGTTATTAATTAAAAAGTTATTGTTATCTCTGGTAATGATAGCAGTATAATTACGTACCTCAGTCTCATTAACACGATATTCGACTAAACTACCATCAGCTCTAAACTTAATTAGATCTTCGAAAGTGTGTGTCCAATTATTAGTTTCATTCAAATTGATTTCACCAACTAGTGAATCGTCAGCGAACAAGCTTACAGTTACATTATTAGGTCTGATACCATCTTGGTCTTCATTGTCTGTCCAAACTTTGACAACAGTTATATTAACTAATTCTGTGTTAGTAATAGTCCAATTATAAAGAGTGCTATTAGTTACAACACTAATATAACCAGTAACATTAATTTCTCTAATAGTATATTTGATCCTGTCATTACCATTGAAGACAGTCAAGTTAGTGAATGAATAAGACCAATTATTAGCAGCATTCAAAGTAGCGTTAGCAACGCTTACGCCATCACCAAACAACTCAACAATAATAGATTCAGGTCTAGTATTATCAGCATTATTACCATCATTCCAAACTTTAGTAACATTCACACTAGTAACGTAAGTATTGTCAATCACGAAGTCAGTAATGTTAACTATGTAATTTTCAACAGTAACTTCGCTAATAGTATAATTAATCCTGTCAATACCATTGAAGACAGTCAAGTTAGTGAATGAATAAGTCCAATTATTATCAGCATTCAAAGTACCGTTTGCGACACTTACACCATCACCAAACAACTCAACAATAATATATTCAGGTCTACTATTATCAGCATTATTACCATCATGCCAGATTTTGGTAACGTTGATATCAGTAACCAAAGTATTCACAATAGTAAATATGCCAGCAGGACTTTCAGTAATGTTAACAATATAATTATCAACAGTTAACTCACCAATTGTATAAACAACCCTTTCAGTATCATTAAAGATTGTCAAATTAGTGAAAGACCAAGTCCAATTATTAGCAGCATTCAAAACAGCAGTATCGATAGCAGTACCATTAGCTAACAACACAACAGTAATATTATCAGGTCTGGTATTATCAGCATTATCACCATCATGCCAAACTTTAGTAACATTCACACTAGTTAAAGGAATATGAATATTAGTTATAGTTAAATTAATGGAATGATCGCCAGTAATATTGGTTATTACAGTTGCATAACCATCAATTGGCACTTCTTCAATGGTATAATTAATTAAATTAATACCATCCTCATCATAGATTAATAAATCTTTGAATGAATATGTCCAATTGTTAGAACTGTCTAATACTGTTTGATTTATTAAACCTGTGTCATTATACAATAGAACTGTCACACTAGACGGCCTAATACCATCAAAGTCGTCATTATCATCCCAAACCTTAGTAACATTGATTGAGGACACATCAATAATCCTAATCCATGTTTGGTTTAAGATTTCTGTATAGTAAGTAGTTCTGTAATAAACTGCTTGAATCAGGTATCTTCCAACAGGCAATCCATTGAGGTTAAAAGATATACTACCAGAAATATCAGTTATATCACTTGGGTCTGGATAATCTCCTGCACCGATTTTGGTTACGGTATAATATATCGGTTGATTATCTTCTAAATCATCAAGATATATTTTTTCACCGTCGTCACTGTTTTCAAATCCGATAACTGGAATTTCATCGGTATTGCTTGTTGTTTTGATGGTTCGATTTCCATGATTATAGAACTCATATGTTATGTTATTTATTGTAACTTCACTTTGAGCATCCTTATTATGGATAGCATTAGCAATATTGTCTCCACCTATATGCCAAATAGTTACATTTATAGGTTCGCCTACCATGTAAGTTGTACCCTTTTCAGGAAGTATTGGCAATGCGTAAGAGAGTGCTAAGTTGTCAAAGAAGTTTGAGTCATGTACTCTTAACTTAGAGTCTTGCACATAAATTGCAGATCCGTTTCCGTATTCTGCAGTATTGTTATAGAAATTACCATCAATAGTTGCATCAGCTATATTTGATATGAAGAAAGCACCACCCATACCATAACCGTCATTGATATCTCCCAATGCGTGGTTACTATCGAATGTTGAGTTTGAAACCACTAACTCTTGAGCGTCATTGATATCTGCAAAACCACCTTTTAGAGCGGTGTTATTGAATGCATAGATATGGTCTAGATATAAATCTTCATCTGCACTATATATTCCACCACCAATTAATTCAGCATGATTTGATGAAATGTTGTTGTAGGCGAAATAAGTGATTTCGTCACCAGTTTCTCCACTTACATATATTGCTCCACCTAAAGAGTCGGCATGATTATATGTAATATTATTGTTGTCAAGTAATGTATCGGATCCAGATACGGCGATTCCTCCACCGAAGTTAGCATCATTGTAGGATATATTGTTTTGTGAAAATTCACAATCATCTCCGGTAACAAAAATTCCACCACCAGTACCTGCAGTATTGGATAAAATGTTATTATTTGCGATGTATCCTTCATCACCTGAAACATAGATAGCTCCACCAGCGTCGGCTTCATTATCTGTAAACTCGGAATTTTGAACTTTAACATTTTCACCATGAACGGATGTTGAACCACCATAAGTAGCAGTGTTATTTCTGGATGTGACATTGTCAAATGATGCGAAATCTCCACTGATATATACCGCACCACCTTCACCATCTGCTATACAATTTGAAAGTTTAACATTAGTAAAGTTACAATCATTACCTTTAACATATAATCCTCCACCATCTACAGCAGCAATATTGTTGTCCAAGTTACAATTTTCAACAACTGTATTGTCACCTGCAATATAAGAGGAACCACCATAATCAGCAGTGTTATGAATAGAAGTAACATTGTTGAAAGTATTATTATCACCTATAACGTAAATAGCACCACCATAATCAGAAGCATTACAATTGGAAAGAGCAATATTTTCAAAAGTACCATTGTGACCTGAAACAGCTAATCCACCACCATTTTCAGTAGCAAAGTTATTGTCCAAGTTACAATTTATAACAGTTGTTTCGTTACCTTCAATATATGAGGAACCTCCTTCTTCAGCAGTGTTGTGAATGGAAGTAACATTATCGAATAATGCCTTATTACCATTAACGTAAACAGCACCACCTTTAGTACCTGCTCTGTTGTTGGATGCACTTACATTGATGATTTTACTGCCTTCACCGCCACCAATATCTAAAGCTCCACCTCTTAATTCTGCGGAGTTGTTGTCCAGGTTGGAATTTTGAACGGTTACATTACTACCACGGATGAATGCGGCACCTCCAAGATAAGCGGTGTTGTTGTTAGAGATAACATCATCGAAAAGGATATTACTACCTACAATGTCGAATGCACCACCTAAACCGGACTCATCAGGCCTACTTGCGTTGAAGTTAGCCTTATTGTTGTTCAACTCTCCGCCTCTAACGGTGACACTAGTACCGTTAATGAATGCAGCACCACCACGTTCAGCAGCGTTATTATCAGCAGTAATATTAGTCAATGTAGTACCTTTGGAATTAACGTAAATACCACCACCCATAAGACCTGCCCTATTGTTGGACACGCTTACATTTTCGATATTACAGTCATCACCTGCAATGTTAATACCACCACCACGTAAGGTAGCGGAGTTATTGTCCAGGTTACAATTTATAACTGTTACATTATTACCACGGATAAATGAAGAACCTCCACGATAAGCGGTGTTATTGTTAGTGTGAACACCATCTACAATGATTTTGTCACCTACAATGTCGAATGCACCACCTAAACCGGAAGCATCAGGATTGCTTTCGTTGAGAATAGCTATATTGTTGTTCAATTCACCGCCTCTAACGATAATGTTGGTACCGTTAATGAATGCAGCACCACCACGTTCAGCAGTGTTATTGTCCGCAATAATATTGGTCAATGTAGTACCATTTGAATTAACATAAATAGCACCACCCATAAGACCAGCCTTATTGTTGGATACCTCAACATTTTCTATTTTACAATTGTCTCCTGCAACATTTATACCTCCACCACGGAGGGTAGCGGTGTTGTTGTCCAAGATACAATCTTGTACGAGGGTATTGTTACCACGTACAAATGTTGATCCTCCACGATATGCGGTGTTGTTTAGGGAAGTAACATTGATGAATTTACAGTCATTACCTAATACATCGATTGCACCACCGATACCTGAATTGTCAGGGTCGCTTTCATTGAAAATAGCTCTGTTATTACTGAATGTTGAATCTGAAACAGTAATGTTATCTCCTTCAATGAATACTGAACCTCCACGGGCAGCGGTGTTGTTGAGTGAGTCAATTTCATAAATCTTTAAGTTACTTGATTTGATGTATATTGCTCCACCTTCTCTGTCTGCGTGGTTATTGGAAACTTCAAGGTCATATACTTTACATTCTTTTCCTGCGATGTCGATTCCACCACCTCTACCGGAACCTTCGGTTCCGTTATAGAGTGCTTGGTTGTTATCTAAAGTACAGTTGTGAACTTCAGCATTGTCCCCTATAATAAA contains the following coding sequences:
- a CDS encoding Cna B-type domain-containing protein translates to MRFKRYMFLTLMLFLTIFSISFVCANENLTYEQNAGELSSLSDLNPIDAVNKNVDFNDEANDNLLAQASENENDDLVNNESHLLRSSNDIETENSVEMLGAANTLDILGASNDENGLTILGAGNDLTILAASNDEPVLGQARYVAGNTVQDVMNAIINADPGDVIYLEGRTYSGGATLTANPGEIRTISNIRIVGGTEQNPNQMATFSSTGIALTFSGSQATDPIDGHRGFTNSSGIALQNVVFENIRSNGRMFRFSSGSLTNVVFNNLESYEHLFFVYGCYVSRTPVPFTNVNFTNCRQTYTGSGDHNMDDGHGQLGVLFGAKLVDCNFIGTSSANHGGAFCISDEYTGGGERVASSLTNCNFINVTSRWFAVYIHGNYTGSQYEGDSHITEPQVLDNCKFINCTSSAEYGGALGISHNNVIIRNSEFINNTGGEGAAIMVGGIEYLHDAFLGYNIEGNNMTIDNCIFKNNRAKTQGQSSSQTDVGLISPTGNAGAVYVYGNNTKIFNTVFEDNSASNDGGAVFIHGWGTHFENSTLRSNSAINGTVYIEGSNTRVINSNFTNNDAINGAGIYVIGQNTYIANSEFTNNTADPNVGLGGAIDVVGDYCTLLTVTCNNNTANCGGAGFIRGYRTTIRNSTFDDNSATLRGGGLDVYGDECTVDNVEVSDNFAGTDGGAVYVVGNDARFTGVTSVNNTATRGGSTFIKGDNIYVTNCTLDGNKALSNGTDGSGRGGGLDLAGTNCHVYDIDVSNNYADNEGGAIYIKSDNLDIFDIVSIDNSANLGGSTFIEGDNIVVHDCAFDGNNATLRGGGLNILGENCTVYNVEVSDNYAGAEGGAVYVRGNDATFRNVTSINNTAARGGSTFIIGDNAEVHNCTLDNNQALYNGTEGSGRGGGIDIAGKECKVYDLEVSNNHADREGGAIYIKSSNLKIYEIDSLNNTAARGGSVFIEGDNITVSDSTFSNNRAIFNESDPDNSGIGGAIDVLGNDCKFINVTSLNNTAYRGGSTFVRGNNTLVQDCILDNNTATLRGGGINVAGDNCKIENVEVSNNKAGLMGGAIYVNSNGTTLTNIIADNNTAERGGAAFINGTNIIVRGGELNNNIAILNESNPDASGLGGAFDIVGDKIIVDGVHTNNNTAYRGGSSFIRGNNVTVINCNLDNNSATLRGGGINIAGDDCNIENVSVSNNRAGLMGGGIYVNSKGTTLTNITADNNAAERGGAAFINGTSVTVRGGELNNNKANFNASRPDESGLGGAFDIVGSNILFDDVISNNNTAYLGGAAFIRGSNVTVQNSNLDNNSAELRGGALDIGGGEGSKIINVSASNNRAGTKGGAVYVNGNKALFDNVTSIHNTAEEGGSSYIEGNETTVINCNLDNNFATENGGGLAVSGHNGTFENIALSNCNASDYGGAIYVIGDNNTFNNVTSIHNTADYGGSSYIAGDNTVVENCNLDNNIAAVDGGGLYVKGNDCNFTNVKLSNCIADGEGGAVYISGDFASFDNVTSRNNTATYGGSTSVHGENVKVQNSEFTDNEADAGGAIYVSGDEGYIANNNILSNTAGTGGGIFVTGDDCEFSQNNISYNDANFGGGIAVSGSDTLLDNNNITYNHADSLGGAIYVSGETGDEITYFAYNNISSNHAELIGGGIYSADEDLYLDHIYAFNNTALKGGFADINDAQELVVSNSTFDSNHALGDINDGYGMGGAFFISNIADATIDGNFYNNTAEYGNGSAIYVQDSKLRVHDSNFFDNLALSYALPILPEKGTTYMVGEPINVTIWHIGGDNIANAIHNKDAQSEVTINNITYEFYNHGNRTIKTTSNTDEIPVIGFENSDDGEKIYLDDLEDNQPIYYTVTKIGAGDYPDPSDITDISGSISFNLNGLPVGRYLIQAVYYRTTYYTEILNQTWIRIIDVSSINVTKVWDDNDDFDGIRPSSVTVLLYNDTGLINQTVLDSSNNWTYSFKDLLIYDEDGINLINYTIEEVPIDGYATVITNITGDHSINLTITNIHIPLTSVNVTKVWHDGDNADNTRPDNITVVLLANGTAIDTAVLNAANNWTWSFTNLTIFNDTERVVYTIGELTVDNYIVNITESPAGIFTIVNTLVTDINVTKIWHDGNNADNSRPEYIIVELFGDGVSVANGTLNADNNWTYSFTNLTVFNGIDRINYTISEVTVENYIVNITDFVIDNTYVTSVNVTKVWNDGNNADNTRPESIIVELFGDGVSVANATLNAANNWSYSFTNLTVFNGNDRIKYTIREINVTGYISVVTNSTLYNWTITNTELVNITVVKVWTDNEDQDGIRPNNVTVSLFADDSLVGEINLNETNNWTHTFEDLIKFRADGSLVEYRVNETEVRNYTAIITRDNNNFLINNTHDVELVNVTVVKVWTDNGNQDGVRPANVTVLLFADDVN